One stretch of Streptomyces sp. R21 DNA includes these proteins:
- the tilS gene encoding tRNA lysidine(34) synthetase TilS → MGPHPAVAAIRLAVRRVLHDILTEHAPVPALDSGRVPAPSPHEQPAPPLVLVACSGGADSMALASALAFEAPKLGIRAGGITVDHGLQPGSDLRADEVVGRLVELGLAPVESIAVTVGREGGPEAAARDARYAALDAAAERHGAAAILLGHTRDDQAETVLLGLARGSGIRSLSGMAAVSGGPGAARRYRRPFLHLDRQTARKACMVQSLSVWDDPHNADPAYTRSRLRHEGLPALEKALGKGVVEALARTAQLSRDDADALDAWASQAEASVRDAAGLLECAKLYALPPAVRRRILRRAAIEAGAPAGSLFARHIEEVDRLITGWRGQGAINLPGKVVAQRQGGRLVIRQG, encoded by the coding sequence ATGGGTCCCCATCCTGCGGTCGCGGCGATACGCCTGGCGGTTCGCCGCGTACTCCACGACATCCTGACCGAACACGCCCCCGTACCCGCCCTCGACAGCGGGCGCGTCCCCGCGCCCTCACCGCACGAGCAGCCCGCTCCGCCGCTCGTGCTCGTCGCATGCTCCGGAGGCGCCGACTCCATGGCGCTCGCCTCCGCCCTCGCCTTCGAAGCCCCCAAACTCGGCATCCGCGCCGGCGGCATCACCGTGGACCACGGACTGCAGCCCGGCTCCGACCTGCGCGCCGACGAGGTCGTCGGCCGCCTCGTAGAGCTGGGCCTGGCCCCGGTCGAGTCCATCGCCGTCACCGTCGGCCGCGAAGGCGGGCCCGAAGCCGCCGCCCGCGACGCCCGCTACGCCGCCCTGGACGCCGCCGCCGAACGCCACGGCGCCGCCGCGATCCTCCTCGGCCACACGCGCGACGACCAAGCCGAAACCGTCCTGCTGGGCCTCGCCCGCGGCTCCGGCATCCGCTCCCTGTCCGGCATGGCCGCCGTCTCCGGCGGACCGGGCGCCGCCCGCCGCTACCGCCGCCCCTTCCTGCACCTCGACCGGCAGACCGCCCGCAAGGCCTGCATGGTCCAGTCGCTGTCCGTCTGGGACGACCCGCACAACGCCGACCCGGCCTACACCCGCTCCCGGCTGCGCCACGAAGGCCTGCCCGCCCTGGAGAAGGCGCTCGGCAAAGGAGTCGTCGAGGCACTCGCCCGTACGGCCCAGCTCTCCCGCGACGACGCCGACGCCCTCGACGCCTGGGCCAGCCAGGCCGAAGCCTCCGTACGCGACGCGGCCGGCCTCCTGGAGTGCGCGAAGCTCTACGCCCTGCCGCCCGCCGTACGCCGCCGCATCCTGCGCCGCGCCGCCATCGAGGCGGGCGCCCCGGCCGGTTCGCTGTTCGCCCGCCACATCGAGGAAGTCGACCGGCTGATCACCGGCTGGCGCGGCCAGGGGGCCATCAATCTCCCGGGCAAAGTCGTCGCCCAGCGTCAGGGTGGCAGACTGGTGATTCGGCAAGGCTGA
- a CDS encoding zinc-dependent metalloprotease → MTSIGGAASTGMVDWNLAVATATRLVRPGPDVSRDEARDVVAELRRHAKAAEEHVRGFTRMGTNIVHDTPVLVVDRPGWVRANVAGFREILKPLLDKMQERRGSTPGGAVLGAVGGKVTGVELGMLLSFLSSRVLGQYETFAPATRELPAGENGGGRLLLVAPNIVHVERELDVQPHDFRLWVCLHEETHRTQFTAVPWLRDHLEGEIQSFLGETEVDPMTVLERIREAAQSLAGGRPEGEEDEGRSLVEIVQTPAQREILGRLTAVMSLLEGHADFVMDGVGPSVVASVAEIREKFQQRRAKGASRLDMALRKLLGLDAKLRQYRDGERFVRAVVEQVGMDGFNRVWTSPNTLPTKTEIAKPADWVARVHRKAGS, encoded by the coding sequence ATGACGAGCATCGGTGGTGCTGCATCTACTGGGATGGTCGACTGGAACCTCGCGGTGGCGACCGCGACCCGACTTGTGCGGCCGGGCCCCGACGTGAGCCGTGACGAGGCCAGGGATGTCGTCGCGGAGCTGCGCCGGCACGCCAAGGCCGCGGAGGAGCACGTCCGGGGATTCACCCGGATGGGCACGAACATCGTGCACGACACCCCGGTCCTCGTCGTCGACCGCCCCGGCTGGGTGCGGGCGAACGTCGCCGGCTTCCGGGAGATCCTCAAGCCCCTGCTGGACAAGATGCAGGAGCGGCGCGGCAGCACCCCCGGCGGAGCCGTCCTCGGCGCCGTCGGCGGCAAGGTGACCGGCGTCGAGCTGGGCATGCTGCTGTCGTTCCTCTCCTCCAGGGTCCTCGGGCAGTACGAGACGTTCGCCCCGGCGACCCGGGAGCTGCCCGCGGGCGAGAACGGCGGCGGCCGCCTCCTGCTGGTCGCGCCGAACATCGTGCACGTGGAGCGCGAACTCGACGTGCAGCCCCATGACTTCCGCCTCTGGGTGTGCCTTCACGAGGAGACGCACCGGACGCAGTTCACGGCCGTGCCCTGGCTGCGCGACCACCTGGAGGGCGAAATCCAGTCTTTCTTGGGGGAGACCGAGGTCGACCCCATGACGGTCCTGGAGCGGATCAGGGAGGCCGCGCAGTCGCTCGCGGGCGGCCGTCCCGAGGGCGAGGAGGACGAGGGCCGCTCCCTCGTGGAGATCGTGCAGACCCCCGCCCAGCGGGAGATCCTCGGCCGCCTCACCGCCGTGATGTCGCTGCTCGAAGGGCATGCCGACTTCGTCATGGACGGCGTCGGCCCGTCCGTGGTCGCGTCCGTCGCGGAGATTCGCGAGAAGTTCCAGCAGCGCCGCGCCAAGGGGGCCTCGCGCCTGGACATGGCCCTGCGCAAGCTGCTGGGCCTGGACGCCAAACTCCGGCAGTACCGCGACGGCGAGCGGTTCGTGCGGGCGGTCGTCGAACAGGTCGGCATGGACGGCTTCAACCGCGTATGGACTTCCCCGAACACACTCCCGACCAAGACGGAGATCGCCAAACCGGCGGACTGGGTCGCGCGGGTGCACCGCAAGGCCGGGTCGTGA
- the dacB gene encoding D-alanyl-D-alanine carboxypeptidase/D-alanyl-D-alanine-endopeptidase, giving the protein MVVPELKAWRAARPHVVRVARTVKPHVARVTQAVRPRPVKFTTPQLTAVAATVGLAIAAGAVAAAGPWDSSGQRTAERDWAASRGSEGGADHGRRSDTSAAAPRPAPSAASVLTGLGGAANSVPAPTGKALADVLGPLLADPALGRQRAGVVVDVTTGRRLYDKGAGASMTPASTTKIATAVAVLSAAGPDARIETRAVLEPGTKEVVLVGGGDPTLTARKETDGWASLRTLADETAAALRKRHLDEVTLSYDTSLYDGSPHHPSGAETNVAPVVSLMTDEARADDSTSGTATRSPDPAADTARKFADLLKDHGIKATSPGPSKATGSALSLASVSSPPMSALVERMLTNSDNDIAEALARRTALASGGKASFEGGAAAIRAQLKKLELPLQGAEFNDGSGLSRDDRLTAGLLTALLAKAGDPAHPELRPILTGLPIAGFTGTLQDRYGNDLSGTGVVRAKTGTLTGVNTLAGTVVDTDGRLLAFAFLASDTNNPGAAQAALDHTASALAGCGCR; this is encoded by the coding sequence GTGGTCGTGCCAGAGCTGAAGGCCTGGCGGGCCGCGAGACCGCATGTGGTGCGGGTCGCGCGGACCGTGAAACCACATGTGGCACGGGTCACCCAGGCTGTCCGGCCGCGTCCCGTGAAGTTCACGACGCCGCAGCTCACAGCCGTTGCCGCCACCGTGGGCCTGGCGATCGCGGCCGGGGCGGTGGCCGCGGCCGGTCCCTGGGACTCCTCCGGTCAGCGTACGGCCGAGCGCGACTGGGCCGCATCGCGGGGCTCGGAGGGTGGCGCAGATCACGGACGTAGATCCGATACGTCCGCCGCCGCGCCGCGGCCCGCACCGAGCGCCGCGTCCGTGCTCACCGGCCTCGGCGGCGCCGCGAACTCCGTCCCGGCGCCGACCGGCAAGGCCCTCGCCGACGTCCTCGGCCCGCTCCTCGCCGACCCCGCACTGGGCAGGCAGCGGGCGGGCGTCGTCGTCGACGTGACGACCGGCCGGCGGCTGTACGACAAGGGGGCGGGCGCATCGATGACCCCGGCCTCCACCACGAAGATCGCCACGGCCGTCGCCGTGCTCTCGGCGGCCGGCCCCGACGCCCGCATCGAGACCCGCGCCGTGCTGGAGCCCGGCACGAAGGAGGTCGTCCTCGTCGGCGGCGGCGACCCGACCCTCACGGCCCGCAAGGAAACCGACGGCTGGGCGAGCCTGCGCACCCTCGCCGACGAGACGGCCGCCGCCCTGAGGAAGCGCCACCTGGACGAGGTGACGCTCTCCTACGACACCTCGCTCTACGACGGCTCCCCGCACCACCCGAGCGGCGCCGAGACCAACGTCGCGCCGGTCGTCTCCCTGATGACCGACGAGGCCCGCGCCGACGACTCCACCAGCGGAACCGCCACCCGCAGCCCCGACCCGGCCGCGGACACCGCCAGGAAGTTCGCGGACCTCCTCAAGGACCACGGCATCAAGGCGACCTCGCCCGGCCCCTCCAAGGCAACCGGCAGCGCCCTTTCGCTCGCCTCGGTCTCCTCGCCGCCGATGTCCGCCCTGGTCGAGCGGATGCTGACGAACAGTGACAACGACATCGCGGAGGCGCTGGCCCGCCGCACCGCCCTCGCCTCGGGCGGCAAGGCCAGCTTCGAGGGCGGCGCGGCGGCCATCCGCGCCCAGCTCAAGAAGCTCGAACTCCCGTTGCAGGGCGCCGAGTTCAACGACGGAAGCGGCCTCAGCCGCGACGACAGGCTGACCGCCGGCCTGCTCACCGCGCTGCTCGCCAAGGCCGGCGACCCGGCCCACCCCGAACTCCGCCCGATCCTGACCGGCCTCCCGATCGCGGGCTTCACCGGCACGCTCCAGGACCGCTACGGCAACGACCTCTCCGGCACCGGCGTCGTCCGCGCCAAGACGGGCACCCTCACCGGCGTCAACACCCTTGCCGGCACCGTCGTCGACACCGACGGCCGCCTGCTGGCCTTCGCCTTCCTGGCCTCGGACACCAACAACCCCGGTGCGGCCCAGGCGGCACTGGACCACACGGCGTCGGCGCTGGCGGGCTGCGGCTGCCGGTAG
- a CDS encoding inorganic diphosphatase, whose protein sequence is MEFDVTIEIPKGSRNKYEVDHETGRIRLDRRLFTSTSYPADYGFVENTLGEDGDPLDALVILDEPTFPGCLIQCRTIGMFRMTDEAGGDDKLLCVPAHDPRVEHLRDIHHVSEFDRLEIQHFFEVYKDLEPGKSVEGANWVGRTDAEIEIERSYKRFKESGGH, encoded by the coding sequence GTGGAGTTCGACGTCACGATCGAGATTCCGAAGGGTTCGCGGAACAAGTACGAGGTGGACCACGAGACCGGTCGGATCCGTCTGGACCGTCGCCTCTTCACCTCGACCAGTTACCCGGCCGACTACGGCTTCGTCGAGAACACCCTCGGCGAGGACGGTGACCCGCTGGACGCGCTGGTCATCCTGGACGAGCCGACCTTCCCCGGCTGCCTCATCCAGTGCCGCACGATCGGCATGTTCCGTATGACGGACGAGGCCGGCGGCGACGACAAGCTGCTGTGCGTCCCGGCGCACGACCCGCGTGTGGAGCACCTGCGCGACATCCACCACGTGTCGGAGTTCGACCGCCTGGAGATCCAGCACTTCTTCGAGGTCTACAAGGACCTGGAGCCCGGCAAGTCCGTCGAGGGCGCCAACTGGGTCGGCCGTACCGACGCCGAGATCGAGATCGAGCGCTCCTACAAGCGTTTCAAGGAGTCCGGCGGCCACTGA
- a CDS encoding threonine/serine exporter ThrE family protein has product MTEPDAEDRKPQSDEARSAFSQPAGVMPPVTVAVDDESSTTSEFALPKGLDVPQPSGAESEGSAFTTPRTYSAKHAPPAFTPATGIPVVSLTKDAPWQDRMRTMLRMPVAERPAPEPVHKEDDSGPAVPRVLDLTLRIGELLLAGGEGAEDVEAAMFAVCRSYGLDRCEPNVTFTLLSISHQPSLVEDPVTASRTVRRRGTDYTRLAAVFRLVDDLSDPDTAISLEEAYRRLAEFRRNRHPYPGWVLTASTGLLAGAASILVGGDAIVFVAAALGAMLGDRLAWLCAGRGLPEFYQFTVAAMPPAAMGVALTLADVDVKASAVITGGLFALLPGRALVAGVQDGLTGFYITASARLLEVMYFFVGIVVGVLLVLYFGVKLGAQLNPDAALGISERPVLQIAASMLLSLTFAVLLQQERSTVLAVTLNGGVAWSVYGAMHYAGDISPVASTAVAAGLVGLFGQLLSRFRFASALPYTTAAIGPLLPGSATYFGLLAFAQNEVDDGLVSLTKAAALAMAIAIGVNLGSEISRLFLRIPGASAAGRRAAKRTRGF; this is encoded by the coding sequence GTGACAGAGCCGGACGCGGAAGACCGCAAGCCGCAGTCGGACGAGGCGAGGAGTGCCTTCAGCCAGCCGGCGGGGGTAATGCCGCCGGTGACCGTCGCGGTCGACGACGAGTCGTCGACGACGTCCGAGTTCGCGCTGCCGAAGGGCCTCGACGTCCCGCAGCCGTCCGGCGCCGAGTCCGAGGGCTCGGCTTTCACCACTCCGCGCACCTACAGCGCCAAGCACGCCCCGCCCGCCTTCACGCCGGCGACCGGCATCCCCGTGGTCAGTCTGACCAAGGACGCGCCGTGGCAGGACCGGATGCGCACCATGCTGCGCATGCCGGTGGCCGAGCGGCCCGCGCCGGAGCCGGTGCACAAGGAGGACGATTCGGGGCCCGCCGTCCCGCGTGTGCTCGACCTGACCCTGCGTATCGGCGAGTTGCTGCTCGCGGGCGGCGAGGGCGCCGAGGACGTGGAGGCGGCGATGTTCGCCGTGTGCCGCTCCTACGGCCTGGACCGCTGCGAGCCGAACGTCACCTTCACCCTGCTGTCGATCTCGCACCAGCCGTCGCTGGTCGAGGATCCCGTCACGGCGTCGCGGACGGTACGGCGCCGGGGCACCGACTACACGCGCCTCGCGGCCGTGTTCCGGCTCGTCGACGACCTGAGCGACCCGGACACCGCGATCTCCCTGGAGGAGGCCTACCGGCGCCTCGCGGAGTTCCGCCGCAACCGGCACCCGTACCCCGGCTGGGTGCTGACCGCCTCCACCGGGCTGCTCGCGGGTGCGGCCTCGATCCTCGTGGGCGGTGACGCCATCGTGTTCGTCGCCGCCGCGCTCGGCGCGATGCTCGGCGACCGGCTGGCGTGGCTGTGCGCGGGGCGCGGGCTGCCGGAGTTCTACCAGTTCACGGTGGCCGCCATGCCGCCGGCCGCGATGGGGGTCGCGCTCACGCTGGCGGACGTCGACGTGAAGGCGTCCGCGGTGATCACCGGTGGGCTGTTCGCGCTGCTGCCCGGGCGGGCGCTCGTCGCGGGCGTGCAGGACGGGCTGACCGGCTTCTACATCACGGCGTCCGCGCGCCTGCTGGAGGTCATGTACTTCTTCGTGGGCATCGTCGTCGGTGTGCTGCTGGTGCTCTACTTCGGCGTGAAGCTGGGCGCCCAGCTCAACCCCGACGCGGCCCTCGGCATCTCCGAGCGGCCGGTGCTCCAGATCGCCGCGTCCATGCTGCTGTCGCTGACCTTCGCGGTGCTGCTCCAGCAGGAACGGTCCACCGTGCTCGCGGTGACGCTCAACGGGGGCGTGGCCTGGAGCGTGTACGGCGCGATGCACTACGCCGGCGACATCTCACCTGTTGCCTCCACGGCGGTGGCGGCGGGACTCGTCGGGCTGTTCGGGCAGCTGCTGTCCCGGTTCCGGTTCGCCTCCGCGCTGCCGTACACGACGGCGGCGATCGGACCGCTGCTGCCCGGTTCCGCGACGTACTTCGGGCTGCTGGCCTTCGCCCAGAACGAGGTCGACGACGGCCTGGTGTCCCTCACCAAGGCCGCCGCCCTCGCCATGGCCATCGCCATCGGCGTGAACCTCGGCTCGGAGATCTCCCGGCTGTTCCTGCGCATTCCGGGCGCGAGTGCGGCCGGGCGCCGCGCGGCCAAGCGGACGCGCGGGTTCTGA
- a CDS encoding DedA family protein encodes MTTLALGPSWLDPNHLLNTYSIWGLLLIVFAESGLLIGFFLPGDSLLFTCGLLITSNQLDFPLWGAIALICVAAILGDQAGYMFGKKVGPSLFTREDSRLFKQENVVKAHDFFEKYGPKSLVLARFVPIVRTFTPIIAGVSGMKYRSFVTFNVIGGVLWGAGVTLLGSWLGNIEFVHKNIEAILILIVLVSVVPIAIEFLRARSKAKKNPPQPAAQQPAAPQQQYQQPPVMDDATTQLRAVPPTQHNHHQQQQQPYDPQQDYQQHPQHPQNPDHQQPYGSDQGYDQYYAQPQQQPYTQQQQPYAQPYPQAQPQQPYDPQQEYQQYPYDQGQGYRAP; translated from the coding sequence GTGACGACGCTTGCTCTCGGACCAAGCTGGCTGGATCCGAACCACCTCCTGAACACGTACAGCATCTGGGGCCTGCTCCTGATCGTCTTCGCGGAGTCGGGGCTGCTCATCGGCTTCTTCCTGCCGGGTGACTCGCTGCTGTTCACCTGCGGTCTGCTGATCACGTCGAACCAGCTGGACTTCCCGCTCTGGGGCGCCATCGCGCTGATCTGCGTCGCCGCGATCCTGGGCGACCAGGCGGGGTACATGTTCGGCAAGAAGGTCGGCCCCTCGCTCTTCACCCGCGAGGACTCCCGCCTCTTCAAACAGGAGAACGTCGTCAAGGCGCACGACTTCTTCGAGAAGTACGGCCCGAAGTCCCTGGTCCTGGCCCGCTTCGTGCCCATCGTGCGGACGTTCACGCCGATCATCGCGGGCGTCAGCGGCATGAAGTACCGCTCGTTCGTCACCTTCAACGTGATCGGCGGCGTCCTGTGGGGCGCGGGCGTCACGCTGCTCGGCTCCTGGCTCGGCAACATCGAATTCGTCCACAAGAACATCGAGGCGATCCTCATCCTGATCGTCCTCGTCTCGGTGGTGCCGATCGCCATCGAGTTCCTGAGGGCGCGCAGCAAGGCGAAGAAGAACCCGCCGCAGCCCGCCGCGCAGCAGCCCGCGGCCCCGCAGCAGCAGTACCAGCAGCCGCCGGTCATGGACGACGCGACGACCCAGCTGCGCGCCGTACCGCCGACCCAGCACAACCACCACCAGCAACAGCAGCAGCCGTACGACCCGCAGCAGGACTACCAGCAGCACCCGCAGCACCCGCAGAACCCGGACCACCAGCAGCCCTACGGCTCGGACCAGGGCTACGACCAGTACTACGCCCAGCCCCAGCAGCAGCCGTACACCCAGCAGCAGCAGCCGTACGCGCAGCCGTACCCGCAGGCCCAGCCTCAGCAGCCGTACGACCCGCAGCAGGAGTACCAGCAGTACCCGTACGACCAGGGCCAGGGCTACCGCGCTCCGTAG